The following proteins come from a genomic window of Sorghum bicolor cultivar BTx623 chromosome 3, Sorghum_bicolor_NCBIv3, whole genome shotgun sequence:
- the LOC8075563 gene encoding zinc finger CCCH domain-containing protein 44: MSDAEPPPGMEEAMRTTPDVVLGGYKDIEAMEGQKDSGTCYGEGGNVTVADELGGISEDPNQPDVAKADEPEEGADVVGQTIDTSAAVDLLTEGAAAVSSSTLVDDLMEVGMQTKEVSAAVDDLIEVGAALVSSAEDRKAVAACLVNDDCNIVFTGGVHRSDDQTDQEFGGDSLDADVVAPLVNDVQDDSARMYMNVAANDHVHAQDQESPQLDVATTLLNEVDTELVEAGGHVVQDCTNMDMQIQTGDDSEAERVGAIADTATDEEGKHMGEVTTTRDDSEKHDGAVGVDVPDERIKMSRGGLSGDDNEQKELATADEDRVEEEGMQVDAVNITGDMVEEGRIAVEYIAGEAVNDEGGIDVLEEKAAQIDKAGNDIPEEDGLQMGEAGLIGNDNGLKEVVTAEHDGVEENAILSEAAATNNDDDEDNKIVGEDVAEAVNDITGDDVPEEEAAHMDDDDDDDDDEPPPLVAKKGGGRRKRGRPSSKVQAVVKPSVKRKDEEEVCFICFDGGDLVICDRRGCPKAYHPSCVNRDDDFFKSKGRWNCGWHICSNCQKPARHMCYTCTFSLCKACMKDAKFSCVRENKGFCDTCMNTVMLIENREEAADPMEVDFDDKSSWWYLFKDYWLHLKTNLSLTVEEISAAKSQKSGELPDTNDEEVNSESSSGRHLENNTPKKRGRKRSKQAAIEEDSEGKEGTRKSTKRGLSGIHDAQTSSGKKVRKLSRRSLSSQHSSKDSESVGTSTSSAEEASWASKELINFVAHARNGDKSVISQYDVQPLLLDYIKRNNLRDPRRKSQIICDSLLQSLFAKERVGHFEMLKLLESHFPTSEVSPIDADENHGGVVDPDPSQDADGNSEASVVMSSEKRRKSRKYDLRRQPNLDDYAAIDNHNIGLMYLRRNLMEELIGDVDTFDEKVVGSFVRIRIPGTGQRQDIYRLVQIVGTGKSAEKYKFGKRTTDITLEILNLDKREAVTIDIISNQEFTEEECKRLRQSIKYGFIPRLTVGEVQEKARVLQTLKVNDWIESEKMRLGHLRDRASDMGHRKELRECVEKLKLLSTPEERARRLNEEPEIHADPAMDPYYESPEEQEQEIERSSFNKSRGSFSRKDGNLVSPGKGDGRNAVQRDPKTNWESNRNTWAESSSHMESPLSRRSTFSSQGEIAGYTSKSESPNIGAQTVKLEGTTRSAPQESPGASSGILATNIGSGAKAASESVINDSEKIWLYMDPSNKIQGPFSVIQLRKWNSNGYFPPSLKIWKASEKQDDSILLTDALAGKFEKDLPPWEPPHVSLSQINKTSLEQSTIAGEQTPKSVVAKSFSSSDQRHDYSSTNLGTTMVHSGTQGYYGMQNSHAATAYTSQQSLTGSWNATSSQFGVAVNPVAPTQPAMGSYSGQNIVAAENMGHLTPGMAPATANADLTSQNQILSSLPQTDDRLADGFQSKSGEDVSHGRVSSSAEAIGQLGAQLGPTQLNTQQLEDTRNQMSSTDLSNSMMPSQMMSTPSAASVQPSLTTVAGSDNQSSGWAVPAQVANTPGQSQITGNMTWGNTPQGDASLGWGMMGQSNMNMPWVASAQGASGYMGVAMPTQPNAVPNMGWLPNTGNTSMNMIWTATQGQGTPNAAAMMGGQMQGVAMAPWGGVAAGNANSFPAWGNQQAGNMNQNVGWSAPVQGNPGQANNNMNWNAPNGNPNWNNQQRENGGRHSGHRGAFSAGDAGGRSWKQHSGGDGGSRGHRVPAGPRGVCWTYLEKGNCRKVDCRFEHPTNTEGYPSRPDRHYGRQHSGNERRYENHNERNDRQFDRQPSDNERHHDRPDDMHGGRDDDRHDDRQADRSQSGEPR; the protein is encoded by the exons ATGTCCGACGCTGAGCCACCTCCTGGAATGGAGGAGGCCATGCGGACAACCCCGGATGTTGTGCTAGGAGGCTACAAGGATATTGAGGCTATGGAGGGTCAGAAGGATAGCGGAACTTGTTACGGTGAAGGTGGCAATGTTACAGTGGCAGATGAGCTCGGTGGGATTTCTGAAGACCCCAACCAACCAGATGTTGCTAAGGCTGATGAGCCAGAGGAGGGTGCTGATGTAGTGGGGCAAACTATTGACACTAGTGCTGCTGTGGATCTTCTCACAGAGGGTGCTGCTGCTGTGTCATCCTCCACACTGGTGGATGATCTCATGGAGGTTGGCATGCAGACCAAAGAGGTTAGTGCTGCTGTGGATGATCTCATAGAGGTGGGTGCTGCCCTGGTATCATCTGCAGAGGATCGCAAAGCGGTGGCTGCTTGCCTGGTTAATGATGACTGCAATATAGTTTTCACTGGAGGTGTGCATAGGTCGGATGACCAAACTGATCAGGAGTTTGGTGGTGACTCCCTTGACGCTGATGTGGTCGCTCCCTTGGTAAATGATGTACAAGATGACAGTGCAAGGATGTATATGAATGTTGCAGCTAATGATCATGTGCATGCCCAGGATCAGGAAAGCCCACAGTTAGATGTGGCTACAACTCTGTTAAATGAGGTGGACACAGAGCTTGTGGAAGCTGGAGGCCATGTTGTACAGGACTGCACAAATATGGATATGCAGATCCAAACTGGAGATGACAGTGAGGCAGAACGTGTTGGCGCTATTGCTGACACTGCCACAGATGAGGAGGGCAAGCACATGGGTGAAGTTACCACAACCAGAGATGATAGTGAGAAACATGATGGGGCAGTCGGTGTTGATGTGCCTGATGAGAGAATAAAAATGAGTAGGGGTGGACTGTCTGGAGATGATAATGAGCAAAAGGAACTTGCAACAGCTGATGAGGATCGTGTGGAAGAGGAAGGCATGCAGGTGGATGCAGTAAACATTACTGGAGACATGGTTGAGGAAGGCAGAATTGCTGTTGAATACATTGCAGGTGAAGCTGTAAATGACGAGGGTGGTATTGATGTCCTTGAAGAAAAGGCTGCTCAGATAGACAAGGCTGGTAATGATATCCCTGAAGAAGACGGTCTCCAAATGGGGGAAGCTGGCTTGATTGGCAATGATAATGGGCTGAAAGAGGTTGTGACAGCTGAGCACGATGGAGTGGAAGAAAATGCCATACTGTCGGAGGCAGCTGCCACAAATAACGATGATGATGAAGACAACAAAATTGTTGGTGAAGATGTTGCAGAAGCTGTCAATGACATAACTGGTGATGATGTCCCTGAAGAAGAGGCTGCACATAtggatgacgacgatgacgatgatgacgatgagcCTCCTCCTTTAGTGGCAAAGAAAGGTGGAGGGCGTCGTAAGAGAGGCCGTCCATCTTCCAAGGTACAGGCTGTGGTGAAACCATCTGTAAAGAggaaggatgaggaggaggtCTGCTTCATTTGCTTTGATGGCGGTGATCTTGTGATTTGTGATCGTAG GGGCTGCCCTAAAGCCTACCATCCTTCTTGTGTTAATCGGGATGATGACTTCTTCAAGTCAAAGGGTCGGTGGAACTGTG GGTGGCACATTTGTAGCAACTGTCAGAAACCTGCCCGCCATATGTGCTACACATGCACCTTTTCATTATGCAAGGCATGCATGAAAGATGCAAAGTTTAGCTGTGTCAGAGAAAATAAGGGCTTTTGTGATACGTGCATGAACACTGTGATGTTGATAGAGAATAGAGAGGAGGCTGCGGACCCAATG GAGGTGGATTTTGATGACAAAAGCAGCTGGTGGTATTTGTTCAAGGACTATTGGTTACATTTGAAGACAAACTTGTCATTGACAGTTGAGGAAATATCGGCAGCCAAGTCTCAAAAGAGTGGAGAATTACCTGATACTAATGACGAAGAAGTTAATTCAGAGAGCTCATCAGGGCGTCATCTAGAAAACAATACACCAAAAAAGAGGGGAAGGAAGCGATCTAAACAAGCTGCCATCGAGGAGGATTCTGAAGGAAAAGAGGGCACTAGGAAATCTACCAAACGAGGCCTGTCAGGAATTCATGATGCTCAGACTTCCTCAGGGAAAAAGGTTAGAAAACTGTCCAGGCGTTCTTTGAGCAGCCAGCATTCATCAAAAGACTCTGAAAGTGTTGGGACATCTACATCCTCAGCTGAAGAAGCCAGCTGGGCTTCTAAGGAGCTCATAAACTTTGTAGCTCATGCGAGAAATGGTGATAAATCTGTGATCAGTCAGTATGACGTTCAACCCCTTTTACTTGACTATATCAAACGGAACAATCTGCGTGATCCTCGTCGGAAAAGCCAGATAATTTGtgattctttgctccaaagtcTCTTCGCAAAAGAACGTGTTGGGCATTTTGAGATGCTTAAGCTTCTTGAATCACATTTTCCCACTAGTGAGGTTTCACCAATTGATGCTGATGAAAATCATGGTGGTGTAGTAGACCCTGATCCTAGTCAGGATGCTGATGGTAACAGTGAAGCTTCAGTTGTTATGAGTtcagaaaaaagaagaaaatcacGTAAGTATGACCTGAGACGTCAGCCTAATCTTGATGACTATGCGGCAATAGATAACCATAACATTGGCTTGATGTACTTACGTCGCAACCTAATGGAAGAATTGATTGGTGATGTCGACACATTTGATGAGAAAGTTGTTGGATCATTTGTGAGAATAAGAATACCTGGTACAGGGCAAAGGCAAGACATTTATAGACTTGTACAAATTGTTG GGACTGGAAAATCTGCAGAAAAATATAAATTTGGGAAAAGGACTACTGATATAACGCTAGAGATATTAAACTTAGACAAGCGGGAGGCAGTAACTATTGACATAATCTCAAACCAGGAGTTCACTGAG GAGGAGTGCAAACGCTTGCGTCAAAGCATAAAGTATGGGTTCATTCCAAGACTGACAGTG GGAGAGGTTCAGGAGAAGGCAAGGGTTCTCCAAACTCTAAAAGTCAATGAT TGGATTGAAAGCGAAAAGATGCGACTTGGGCATCTTCGTGACCGTGCAAGTGATATGGGCCATAGAAAAGA GCTTAGGGAATGTGTAGAGAAGCTGAAATTGCTAAGCACTCCTGAGGAGCGTGCTCGTAGGCTGAATGAAGAACCTGAAATACATGCTGACCCTGCGATGGATCCATATTATGAATCTCCGGAGGAACAGGAGCAGGAAATTGAAAGAA GTAGTTTCAATAAGTCCAGAGGTTCTTTCTCGAGGAAAGATGGTAATCTTGTGTCTCCAGGTAAAGGAGATGGTAGAAATGCTGTACAGCGAGATCCAAAAACTAACTGGGAATCTAATCGAAACACATGGGCTGAATCGAGTTCTCATATGGAATCACCCCTTTCACGGAGGTCGACATTTTCTTCTCAAGGCGAAATTGCTGGTTATACAAGTAAATCAGAGAGCCCGAACATTGGTGCACAAACAGTTAAACTGGAAGGCACCACGCGCAGTGCTCCACAAGAGTCACCTGGTGCCTCATCTGGAATTTTAGCTACTAACATAGGTTCAGGGGCAAAAGCTGCATCTGAATCAGTCATTAACGACTCTGAGAAGATCTGGCTGTACATGGATCCTTCTAATAAAATCCAAGGTCCTTTCTCAGTCATACAGCTGCGGAAATGGAACAGCAATGGGTACTTCCCTCCTAGTTTGAAGATATGGAAAGCTAGTGAGAAGCAGGATGATTCCATTCTATTGACTGATGCTTTGGCAGGGAAGTTTGAGAAAGACCTTCCTCCATGGGAACCACCACATGTTAGTTTGTCTCAAATTAACAAAACCTCTCTTGAGCAAAGCACAATAGCTGGTGAACAAACTCCAAAATCAGTAGTTGCAAAGTCTTTCTCAAGTAGTGATCAAAGACATGATTATAGTTCAACAAACCTTGGAACAACCATGGTCCATTCGGGCACACAAGGTTATTATGGGATGCAAAATTCTCATGCAGCAACAGCATACACAAGCCAACAATCTCTTACTGGAAGTTGGAATGCTACGTCAAGTCAGTTTGGGGTTGCAGTAAATCCCGTGGCACCTACCCAGCCTGCCATGGGAAGCTATTCGGGACAAAATATTGTTGCTGCAGAAAATATGGGTCATTTAACTCCTGGAATGGCTCCTGCAACTGCAAATGCAGATTTGACCTCCCAGAACCAAATATTATCTTCTTTACCGCAAACGGATGACAGATTAGCTGATGGCTTTCAATCCAAATCAGGAGAAGATGTTTCACATGGAAGAGTGAGCTCTTCAGCTGAAG CTATCGGACAACTGGGTGCACAGCTTGGACCAACGCAACTGAACACTCAGCAACTTGAAG ACACAAGAAACCAGATGTCATCAACTGATCTCTCCAACTCAATGATGCCATCGCAGATGATGTCAACACCATCTGCTGCATCAGTACAGCCTTCATTGACAACCGTTGCTGGCAGTGATAATCAAAGCAGTGGGTGGGCTGTACCTGCACAAGTGGCGAACACACCTGGCCAATCTCAGATAACTGGAAATATGACCTGGGGAAATACACCTCAGGGTGATGCAAGCTTAGGTTGGGGAATGATGGGACAGAGCAATATGAATATGCCTTGGGTAGCATCAGCTCAAGGTGCTTCAGGCTACATGGGTGTAGCCATGCCAACGCAGCCAAATGCAGTTCCCAACATGGGTTGGTTACCAAATACAGGAAACACCAGCATGAACATGATCTGGACTGCAACTCAAGGCCAAGGGACTCCAAATGCAGCTGCTATGATGGGAGGTCAGATGCAGGGAGTCGCAATGGCCCCTTGGGGCGGTGTTGCAGCAGGAAATGCAAATTCTTTTCCTGCCTGGGGAAACCAACAAGCTGGAAACATGAACCAAAATGTTGGCTGGAGTGCTCCTGTGCAGGGAAATCCGGGTCAGGCAAATAACAACATGAACTGGAATGCACCAAATGGTAATCCTAATTGGAATAATCAGCAGAGGGAGAATGGGGGCAGGCACTCTGGACACCGTGGTGCTTTTAGTGCTGGCGACGCAGGCGGAAGGTCATGGAAGCAACACTCTGGTGGTGATGGGGGGTCAAGAGGACATAGAGTACCTGCAGGTCCACGTGGAGTCTGCTGGACATACCTTGAAAAAGGGAACTGCCGGAAAGTTGACTGCAGATTCGAACATCCAACAAACACAGAGGGATATCCATCCAGGCCTGATCGGCACTACGGTAGGCAGCATTCGGGCAACGAGAGGCGATATGAGAATCACAATGAGAGAAATGATCGACAGTTTGATAGGCAGCCTTCGGATAATGAAAGGCACCATGATAGGCCTGATGACATGCATGGTGGCAGGGATGACGATAGGCATGATGACAGGCAGGCTGATAGGTCTCAGTCAGGAGAGCCGCGTTAG
- the LOC8075564 gene encoding nuclear pore complex protein NUP85, which translates to MPGMPTDGVGAIVPFTGEPGQGAPPVRPIRHGVPPPIFRIYVSWSSGNLLQVACLRPPNSEGGGGTEEVVGSVVEVNLGDGGSEAEEKIDEAEMRRIEYGSVPAFALLQSRKNTLADAATMSHLPSVPDHAEWWQYVLEYSKTIGNLLGNPDPPVFMIEDPKTILKVREKPTSLRAAWELLEIFYVDKHLQGWLPERLVDWLADFDSLLSTMASTVYSKLSNFQKKLINLQIVEDDPDYWNGLSAALSVGWLDIVVNMLRFHGSYQLDQMDNRETENGLVEAVAVLVSTMPRLRPNLPSGKLGQCCKTRPDFIKAWEKWRGQVTKLECSAFWIQCGHQKTRDGLKNLLHIMMGNINELTDATYHWLELFASHFLYIKPFTVGFEGMHHLAQKCIQLKPSSSTNGLTGLILGVLSENTEVVLAECTKNFGPWLVTHAMELLTADNDYADVMLHEERPNLGGISIEELHRLVYAQVLCSHSLTWQIAPTYLSSCLNQGLGLLEILLLKQPIQDNCLVLKTLEICRLYELENVSTIIMKIAGIYHWKHGRKGTGVYWFQQAHDKICLDRIAQQLFEHIGKSVTDDSFKQWEGLLELLGSDIGSAGGLEFLHRYRDFKRSLQQALDRRCGEAARQTVDFLIQLMKNPSTPQRFWLPLLHDSVELLNSKLCPLMNVAETTLLLNKLQELSMAKLRPDFSSNHLPSHAISSVRLALASNLARAILGDP; encoded by the exons atGCCTGGTATGCCGACGGACGGTGTCGGCGCAATCGTACCTTTTACAGGGGAGCCTGGCCAAGGGGCGCCACCCGTGCGGCCAATCCGCCACGGCGTGCCGCCGCCCATCTTCCGCATCTACGTCTCCTGGTCCAGCGGCAACCTTCTGCAGGTCGCGTGCCTCCGCCCGCCGAATTCGGAAGGTGGCGGCGGCACAGAGGAGGTCGTTGGGAGTGTGGTGGAGGTGAATCTCGGCGACGGTGGCTCGGAGGCCGAGGAGAAAATTGACGAGGCGGAGATGCGGCGGATCGAGTACGGGTCGGTGCCGGCCTTCGCGCTGCTGCAGAGCAGGAAGAACACCCTCGCAGATGCTGCTACTATGTCGCACTTGCCCTCAGTCCCCGATCATGCAGAATG GTGGCAATATGTGCTTGAATACAGCAAAACCATTGGCAATCTCCTTGGGAACCCAGACCCTCCTGTTTTCATGATTGAAGACCCCAAGACAATTCTTAAG GTTAGGGAAAAACCGACAAGTTTAAGGGCTGCTTGGGAGTTGTTGGAGATATTCTATGTTGATAAACATTTGCAAGGCTGGCTTCCTGAGCGTCTTGTTGATTGGTTAGCC GATTTTGACAGCCTGTTGTCAACGATGGCGAGCACGGTGTACTCTAAGCTCAGCAATTTCCAGAAAAAACTCATTAACTTGCAG ATTGTTGAAGATGATCCTGATTACTGGAATGGTTTGTCAGCAGCACTTTCAGTTGGATGGCTTGATATTGTG GTGAATATGCTACGGTTTCATGGATCGTACCAATTAGATCAGATGGATAACCGTGAG ACAGAAAATGGATTGGTCGAGGCTGTTGCTGTTCTTGTATCAACGATGCCCCGCTTGAGACCAAATTTGCCATCTGGTAAATTAGGTCAGTGCTGCAAAACAAGACCTGATTTTATCAAG GCATGGGAAAAGTGGCGAGGTCAAGTAACTAAACTGGAGTGCAGTGCATTTTGGATCCAGTGTGGCCACCAAAAAACCCGTGATGGTTTGAAGAATTTGCTTCATATTATGATGGGGAACATAAACGAACTCACTGATGCTACTTACCATTGGCTGGAGCTGTTTGCTTCTCATTTTCTTTATATAAAACCATTTACAGTG GGTTTTGAAGGGATGCACCATTTAGCACAGAAATGCATACAGCTTAAGCCATCCTCTAGCACTAATGGATTAACAGGCCTCATTCTTGGTGTCCTTTCAGAAAATACAGAG gtTGTCTTGGCAGAATGCACAAAAAATTTTGGCCCTTG GCTGGTCACACATGCTATGGAACTTCTGACAGCTGATAATGACTATGCGGATGTTATGTTGCATGAAGAGAGACCTAACTTAGGTGGTATAAGCATAGAGGAACTGCACCGGCTAGTCTATGCTCAAGTTTTGTGTTCTCATTCTTTAACTTGGCAG ATTGCGCCTACTTATCTGTCCTCATGTCTAAACCAAGGCCTAGGACTCTTGGAGATTCTACTTCTCAAGCAACCCATACAAGATAATTGCCTAGTACTCAAG ACTTTGGAAATTTGCCGATTGTACGAACTGGAGAATGTTAGTACAATCATCATGAAG ATTGCTGGCATTTATCATTGGAAGCATGGACGAAAAGGAACTGGTGTATACTGGTTCCAGCAAGCTCATGATAAAATTTGCCTTGACAGAATTGCTCAACAGTTGTTCGAACACATTGGGAAGTCAGTGACAGATGATAGTTTTAag CAATGGGAAGGACTGCTCGAGCTCCTTGGTTCTGACATTGGTAGTGCAGGCGGTCTTGAGTTCCTTCACAG GTACCGGGATTTCAAGAGGTCTCTGCAACAAGCTCTAGACAGAAGGTGTGGTGAGGCTGCTCGACAAACTGTGGATTTTTTAATACAG CTTATGAAAAACCCATCCACACCGCAACGTTTCTGGCTACCTCTTCTACATGACTCG GTGGAGCTACTTAATAGCAAACTCTGCCCTCTTATGAATGTTGCTGAGACGACATTGTTGCTCAACAAGCTACAAGAGCTATCAATGGCCAAGCTGCGCCCTGATTTTTCCAGTAATCACCTACCAAGCCATGCGATAAGCTCTGTGAGATTGGCTTTGGCATCAAATCTGGCACGTGCCATTCTTGGAGACCCGTAA
- the LOC8075562 gene encoding GATA transcription factor 12 gives MEAAASSAEYGYYGGGAAGPRERKTTAAAGCGDHFVVDDLLALPYDDDDEEEGGGEAAPAGDGGEAPPPCLQPAVDARHGVVGLVKEERGGGGLGNFSADSSTVTALDSCSNSFSGLADGDFPGEFCEPYDQLAELEWLSNYMGEGEESFAAEDLEKLKLISGGFSPALPPAHVAPAAAASAAAASAAQPGMFLPEAPVPAKARSKRSRAAPGNWSSRLLVLPPTPASPPSPASMAAISPAESGISAQAFPARKPSKKKDAVPAPPSSVSAVAQPGGSAASTEGRRCLHCETDRTPQWRTGPMGPKTLCNACGVRYKSGRLVPEYRPAASPTFVMSKHSNSHRKVLELRRQKEVVQQPHPHVIAGGGGPAGGLMRMQSTMLFDGPSAPPIVAAGDDFLIHHHLGTADYRQLI, from the exons ATGGAGGCGGCAGCGTCGTCAGCCGAGTACGGGTACTACGGCGGAGGCGCGGCGGGCCCACGCGAGAGGAAGACGACCGCGGCGGCGGGGTGCGGGGACCACTTCGTCGTGGACGACCTCCTCGCGCTGCcgtacgacgacgacgacgaggaggaaggCGGCGGGGAGGCGGCGCCGGCAGGCGACGGCGGCGAGGCCCCGCCGCCGTGCCTGCAGCCTGCTGTCGACGCCCGCCACGGAGTCGTAGGCCTCGTCAAGGaggagcgcggcggcggcggcctcgggAATTTCTCCGCCGACTCGTCCACCGTCACGGCCCTGGACAGCTGCAGCAACTCCTTCTCTGGGCTAGCCGACGGCGACTTCCCGGGGGAATTCTGCGAGCCG TACGATCAATTGGCGGAGCTGGAATGGCTATCCAACTACATGGGTGAGGGCGAGGAAAGTTTCGCCGCGGAGGACCTCGAGAAGCTGAAGCTCATTTCCGGCGGGTTCTCCCCGGCTCTGCCACCAGCTCACGTGGCCCCAGCGGCCGCAGCttcagccgccgccgcctcggcgGCACAGCCCGGTATGTTCCTCCCGGAGGCGCCGGTCCCCGCAAAGGCCCGTAGCAAGCGCTCCCGCGCGGCTCCGGGCAACTGGTCGTCGCGGTTGCTCGTGCTCCCGCCGACCCCGGCCTCACCACCGTCCCCGGCGTCCATGGCCGCCATCTCGCCGGCGGAGTCCGGCATCTCGGCGCAGGCGTTCCCCGCCAGGAAGCCgtcgaagaagaaagacgcgGTGCCAGCACCGCCCTCGAGCGTGTCCGCGGTGGCACAGCCCGGCGGCTCGGCCGCGTCGACAGAAGGGCGACGGTGCCTGCACTGCGAGACGGACAGGACGCCGCAGTGGAGGACGGGGCCGATGGGCCCCAAGACGCTGTGCAACGCGTGCGGGGTGCGGTACAAGTCAGGGCGGCTGGTGCCGGAGTACCGGCCCGCGGCGAGCCCCACCTTCGTGATGTCCAAGCACTCCAACTCGCACCGGAAGGTGCTGGAGCTGCGCCGCCAGAAGGAGGTGGTGCAGCAGCCGCACCCGCACGTGATCGCCGGCGGCGGGGGCCCTGCTGGCGGGCTGATGCGCATGCAGAGCACGATGCTGTTCGACGGGCCGTCGGCGCCCCCCATTGTCGCTGCCGGCGACGACTTTTTGATCCACCACCACTTAGGGACAGCAGACTACCGGCAGCTCATCTAG